The nucleotide sequence CGCGGGGGCGGGCGTCCGTCATGCGCACGGCCCTGTCGCCGAGGAGGAGCCGGGCTAGGGTCGGCAGCAGGAGCGACGACGCTCCGATCCCCCAGTCGACGAGGACCACCATGACGACGACGAGCCGACCTCCGCGCAGCAGCACCGCCGACCGGCCGGCCCGTCCCCGACGCTCCCGCATGGCCCGCCGCGAGGCGATCGCCGGCTACCTCTTCATCGGCCCGTGGATCGTCGGGTTCCTCGTCTTCACGCTCGGCGCGATGGTCTACAGCCTCGTGGTGTCGTTCAGCGACTACAACCTCGCGACCGACGTGGCCACCCCGGTCGGCACGGAGAACTACGAGCGTCTGTTCTCGGATCCGCGCGTGGCCCTGAGCCTCGGCAACACCCTCTTCTACGCCATCCTCGCGGTGCCGTTCGAGGTGTGCCTCGCGCTCCTGCTCGCGATCCTCCTCGCCCGCCTCGGCCGCGGCGCCGGCATCTTCCGCACCCTCTACTACCTGCCCAAGATGACCCCGACGGTCGCCACCGCGAGCGTCTTCCTGCTGCTCCTCAACGGCAACACGGGCGCGGTGAACAAGGGGCTCGAGGCGATCGGCATCGACGGCCCGCAGTGGCTCATCGACCCGGCGTGGGTGAAGCCGTCGATCGTGCTCATGACGCTGTGGGGCGTGAGCGGCACCATGGTGATCTTCCTGGCCGCCCTCAAGGACGT is from Clavibacter sp. A6099 and encodes:
- a CDS encoding carbohydrate ABC transporter permease, giving the protein MTTTSRPPRSSTADRPARPRRSRMARREAIAGYLFIGPWIVGFLVFTLGAMVYSLVVSFSDYNLATDVATPVGTENYERLFSDPRVALSLGNTLFYAILAVPFEVCLALLLAILLARLGRGAGIFRTLYYLPKMTPTVATASVFLLLLNGNTGAVNKGLEAIGIDGPQWLIDPAWVKPSIVLMTLWGVSGTMVIFLAALKDVPRELYEVSSLDGAGPVRQFFAITVPMISGAIFFNVVVLTIAALQVFDQAYLLFWRDQTNASPDSSLFYGVYLFQQAFRSFDFGFAAAMAWLLFVIVLLITLVQVKLSNRFVYYEGDR